In Candidatus Omnitrophota bacterium, the genomic window CAAAGATACCACTGACCGCAACCGCACTTCGCCTTTTGCTTTTACCGGCAACAAGTTCGAGTTCCGGGCAGTAGGCTCTTCGCAGAACATTTCCACTCCGATCATGGTGGTAAACACGATCATCGCCGAATCCCTTGATTACGTCGCGGAAAAGATCAAGGACGCTTCCAAGTCCCGGGATTTCAACGCCGCGGTCCTTTCGGTAGTATCGGAGGTTGCCAAAGAAACCAAGGATATCCGTTTTGAAGGCAATAACTATTCCGAAGAATGGCTTAAAGAGGCTACGAAAAGGAAGCTTCCCAATATAGCCTCTACCGCTGAAGCGCTGAAAGCGCTGATCAAGAAAGAGAACATCGCGCTGTTCGAGAAATATAAGGTCCTTTCCAAGGAAGAAGTGGTTTCCCGCTACCATATCTGGATGGAGATGTATTGCAAACTGATCGAGATCGAGGTCAATGCCCTTAACGAACTGGTTAATTCCAGCGTGGTGCCTCCGGCCCTGGAATACGAGGAGATGCTGGCGGATAATCTGACCAAGCTGGTGGCGTTGAAAAAACAGACCGGGCTTAAGCTGGATACCCGGGCTTTCAATGACCATAAGTCCCACCTGTCGGATGTTGTGGCGATGATCTATTATGTCCGCCACAATACCGGGGAAATGATCGAGATGCTGCATAAATCCGAGAGCCTGGCCGCGGAGAAAAAAGCCGAGTTTTTCTTTGATAAGATCAAGCCGTATATGGAGCATATCCGCAGGCACGTGGACGCCCTGGAACGCGTGGTTTCGGACGACAACTGGGTATTGCCGAAATACAGGGAGATGCTTTTTATAAAATAAGATAACTTGATGTCCTCATGGCCTTCTGGCCATGAGGATATTTTTCAGTACCATATGCTTAAAACTTAAGCATAAACCGGTTAAAAAAATGATCAGGCTATTCATTACCGATAATGAAACGAAGATAAAGGAGATCATCGCCGAGATGCTGAATAAACTGGGCAATACCAATATCTATATCCGCAAACAAGGCGAGATTATGGAGGTTATGGAAAAGGAAGATATCCGCGGGTTGGTTTCTATTGAGGATAAGATCATCGAGCTGGAAAGGTCGTTGTACGACGAAAAGAAAGGCCTGTTGTATAAGGCTATTCTGGAAGCAGTGGAAAAGCCTTTGATCGAATCGGTCCTGGAACGGACTGAAGGCAATCAGATGAAAGCGGCCAGGATCCTGGGGATCAACCGCAATACCATCAGGGTGAAGATAAGGAAATTAGGCATTCTCGCCGATAAATGGAAGGTAGCATAATGAACAGCGCCGGATTACCAGAAGAACAGGGGCTTTATGACCCGAGGTTCGAGCACGATGCCTGCGGGGTGGGGTTCATCTGCCACGTAAAAGGGAAGAAATCCCATGATATCGTCAGCCAGGGGCTGGAGGTATTACGCAGGCTTTCCCATCGCGGGGCTACCGGAGCTGACCCCCAGACCGGGGACGGGGCCGGCATACTTATCCAGATGCCCCATGATTTCCTGTTCGAGGAATGCGTAAAACTGAGGATCGACCTGCCGCAGCCGGGCCAGTATGCCACAGGCCTGGTTTTTCTGCCGAAGAACAGCAGGGAGCGGGCTTTATGCAAAGAGACCATCGCCGCTATAGTCAAGAAAGAAGGTCAGCGTCTTTTGGGATGGCGGCAGGTGCCGGTGGATGACGCCCAAATCGGCAGGACAGCGAAACTTACCCAGCCGGTTATCGAGCAGGTATTTATCGGCAAAGGCGAAGAGCCGGTTATTCTCGGAGACGAGAACCTGATTAAAGATAGCCTTTATTTCGAGCGCAAGCTTTACGTGATCCGCAAACAGGCGGAGAGCCGGATCCGCGAGGCAGGCCTGGAACAAGGATCGTTCTTTTATATCACCGGGCTTTCCAGCAGGGTTTTTTCTTATAAAGGCCTGCTTATGCCCGAGCAATTGGAAAATTATTTCCCGGACCTTAAAAACGAGGTCTTAAGAAGCGCAATCTGCCTGGTGCATTCGCGTTATTCGACGAACACATTCCCTGCCTGGGACCTGGCCCAGCCTTTCCGCTATCTGGCGCATAACGGGGAAATAAACACCCTGCGCGGCAATCTTAACTGGATGAAGGCCCGCGAAGGCCAGCTGAAGTCGCGGTTATTCGGCAAGGATATAAAAAAGATAAAGCCGGTCATCGCTGCCGGAGGCAGCGATTCCTCGAACCTGGATAATATCTTTGAGCTGCTGGTTTTAAGCGGAAGGCCTCTGGCGCAGGCAATGATGATGCTTATCCCTTCGGCCTGGGAGCAATCCAAGGCAATGGGGGATAAATTAAGGAGCTTCTACAAATACCACGGCTGCCTTATGGAACCCTGGGATGGGCCGGCTGCCATCGCCTTTACCGACGGCACACGCGTTGGAGCGATCCTCGACCGCAACGGTTTGCGTCCCTGCAGGTATTTGATCACTAAAGACGAGCGGGTTATTATGGCCTCGGAAGTAGGCGTCCTGGACATCAAGCCTGAAGACATACTTTCTTCGGGAAGGCTTGAGCCGGGCAAGATCTTCTTTGTGAATACCGAGTTGGGCAGGATCATTGAAGACCGCGAACTTAAGGAAATAATCTCTTCTAAACAGCCTTATCAGGCCTGGGTGCAGGATAATATGCGCAGCCTGGACGATCTGCCTGAATCCAAAACCGGCCGTAAAGAATGGGTTGAGCTGTTCAGCAGGTTAAAGGCCTTCGGCTATACCCGCGAGGATATCAAGACGATCATCAAGCCGATGATGGAAAACGCAGCCGAGCCTGTGGGATCAATGGGCAATGATACCCCGCACGCGGTATTGTCCCGGAAACCCCAGCTTCTTTACAGCTATTTCAAACAGCTTTTTGCCCAGGTGACCAATCCGGCTATTGATCCGATCCGCGAAGAGCTGGTTATGTCCTTGCATACTTATCTCGGGCCGGAGAAGAATATCCTGGAAGAATCCCCCAGGCACTGCCACAAGCTATTCGTAAAACAGCCGGTGTTGAGCAACGAGGAGCTGGAAAAGATCCGCAGCATAGAACTTAATTCTTTCAAAACCAGGACTATCTCTCTGTTATTTGAGGCTGATCATCCCAGGGATTTTTCAAAGAGCCTGGACAGGATCTGCCGCCAGTCTGAATCAGCGATAAAACAGGGTTATACCTTTATTATATTAACCGACAGGGGAGTGGATAAGAAACACGCGGCTTTGCCGGCGCTGTTGGCTTGCTCGACTGTGCATCATTTCCTGGTGGAAAAAACCCTGCGCACCCAGATCGGGATCATTATCGAGAGCGCCGAGCCAAGAGAGGTGCATCATTTTGCCCTGCTTTTCGGATTCGGCGCGGATTGCGTTAATCCTTACCTGGCCTATGAAGTGGTGGAGAATATCGTCAAAGAAGAGGGCATCCGGGGCGATGTCCATGATTACCTGCATAACTATGTAAAGGCGATCAACAAAGGCATTCTGAAGATCCTCTCCAAGATGGGTATTTCCACTTTGCAATGCTACCGCGGAGCCCAGATCTTCGAGGCTTTGGGATTGGATAAGAGCGTGATCGAACGCAGTTTCCGGGGGACTGTGTCCCGGATCGGCGGAGCTGATCTGGATATTATCGCGAAAGAAACACTGCTGCGCCACAAACAGGCTTTCAACCATAGAGGAGCTGATGAGCGTAATCTGGCTGCCGGCGGATTATACCAGTGGAAAAAAGACGGCGAGTTCCATCTTTGGAATCCCGACAGCATTGCCGCGTTACAGGACGCTGTGCGCAGCAATGACCAGAATAAGTATGATTCTTTCGCGGCTTTGATCAATAACCAGTCGGTTAATCCGGCCACCCTGCGAAGCCTGTTCAAACTCGGAAAAACAGGCAAAGGTATCGACATAAAAGAAGTGGAACCGGTGGAAAGCATTGTCCGCAGGTTTGCCGTGGGCGCGATGAGTTTCGGCTCGATCAGCGGACAGACGCACCGGACAATAGCTTTAGCCATGAACAGGCTGGGCGGAAGGTCGAATACCGGAGAAGGCGGGGAAGACCCTGCCAGATTTATTCCTTTACCCAATGGCGACAGTTTCCGCAGCGCGGTCAAGCAGGTGGCTTCCGGCAGGTTCGGAGTTACCACGAATTATTTGATCAATGC contains:
- the gltB gene encoding glutamate synthase large subunit; amino-acid sequence: MEGSIMNSAGLPEEQGLYDPRFEHDACGVGFICHVKGKKSHDIVSQGLEVLRRLSHRGATGADPQTGDGAGILIQMPHDFLFEECVKLRIDLPQPGQYATGLVFLPKNSRERALCKETIAAIVKKEGQRLLGWRQVPVDDAQIGRTAKLTQPVIEQVFIGKGEEPVILGDENLIKDSLYFERKLYVIRKQAESRIREAGLEQGSFFYITGLSSRVFSYKGLLMPEQLENYFPDLKNEVLRSAICLVHSRYSTNTFPAWDLAQPFRYLAHNGEINTLRGNLNWMKAREGQLKSRLFGKDIKKIKPVIAAGGSDSSNLDNIFELLVLSGRPLAQAMMMLIPSAWEQSKAMGDKLRSFYKYHGCLMEPWDGPAAIAFTDGTRVGAILDRNGLRPCRYLITKDERVIMASEVGVLDIKPEDILSSGRLEPGKIFFVNTELGRIIEDRELKEIISSKQPYQAWVQDNMRSLDDLPESKTGRKEWVELFSRLKAFGYTREDIKTIIKPMMENAAEPVGSMGNDTPHAVLSRKPQLLYSYFKQLFAQVTNPAIDPIREELVMSLHTYLGPEKNILEESPRHCHKLFVKQPVLSNEELEKIRSIELNSFKTRTISLLFEADHPRDFSKSLDRICRQSESAIKQGYTFIILTDRGVDKKHAALPALLACSTVHHFLVEKTLRTQIGIIIESAEPREVHHFALLFGFGADCVNPYLAYEVVENIVKEEGIRGDVHDYLHNYVKAINKGILKILSKMGISTLQCYRGAQIFEALGLDKSVIERSFRGTVSRIGGADLDIIAKETLLRHKQAFNHRGADERNLAAGGLYQWKKDGEFHLWNPDSIAALQDAVRSNDQNKYDSFAALINNQSVNPATLRSLFKLGKTGKGIDIKEVEPVESIVRRFAVGAMSFGSISGQTHRTIALAMNRLGGRSNTGEGGEDPARFIPLPNGDSFRSAVKQVASGRFGVTTNYLINADELQIKISQGAKPGEGGQLPGHKVSEIIAKTRYTTPGVTLISPPPHHDIYSIEDLAQLIFDLKNVNPRARISVKLVSEIGVGTVAAGVAKGHADMILVSGGDGGTGASPWSSIKHAGLPWELGLSETHQTLVLNDLRSRVRLQTDGQMRTGRDVAIAALLGAEEYGFASAVLVTLGCVMLRHCNLNNCSLGVATQDELLEKHFAGKPEYIMNYFRFVAQELRQIMAELGLRKVDEMIGRTDLLEEDKTILPWKAAKLDLSRVLYRPQVPKETQRLNTISQDHGISSVLDLELIRMSRAAFKNKQPVKIELDIKNSRRSVGAMLSGEVCRHFGEEGLPDNTISCKFKGCAGQSFGAFLANGVTFELQGMANDYVGKGISGGKVIIYPDNEVTFSAQENMIIGNTAFYGAIAGEAYIRGKAGERFAIRNSGLCAVVEGLGDHGCEYMTGGRVLVLGRTGRNFAAGMSGGIAYVYDREGRFKDRCNYDMAGLEKLNQEDIHTIKKLLNSHYQYTQSPLAKRLLDNFSSETGDFLKVMPFEYKRILEARKSAKNNDPQEID